The Triticum aestivum cultivar Chinese Spring chromosome 3A, IWGSC CS RefSeq v2.1, whole genome shotgun sequence genome includes a region encoding these proteins:
- the LOC123060425 gene encoding noroxomaritidine synthase produces the protein MVSFWSFLLSYPEVFLAIACFFCLSLFRLVRHCHKSDLPVNWPVIGMLPFLVRNLYQIHDSVTDMLREAGCTFRIIGPWFLNMSFLATCDPATVNHCFNTNFNNYPKGSEFAEMFDILGDGLLVADSASWEYQRRVAMQVFASRAFRSFSMSTITRKAGTVLLPFLDHMAKHGSQVELEGIFMRFSLDVSYSTVFATDLDCLSVSHPIPAFGQATKEVEEGMLFRHVVPPSLWKLLRMLKVGSEKKMADARVVIDKFIYEEIAKWKAQANKECQGDVLSMYMNWPMDPSMSEQQKTLFLRDTVVGFIFAGKDLIAVTLTWFFYMMCKHPHVEAKILEEIKALQSTTWPGNLSVFECDNLRPATYLQAALLETLRLFPATPFEEKEALNDDVLPDGTMVSKGTRIVFSLYAMGRIKGIWGKDCMEFRPERWISKSGRLRHEPSYKFLSFNSGPRSCLGKDLGLSNMKMAAASIIYNFKVELVEGHAVMPESAVILHTRNGMMVRLKRRELTAA, from the exons ATGGTCTCCTTCTGGAGTTTCCTTCTGTCCTACCCTGAAGTTTTCCTAGCCATTGCTTGCTTCTTCTGCCTCTCCCTCTTCCGCCTTGTCCGACACTGCCACAAGAGTGACCTCCCGGTGAACTGGCCTGTTATTGGGATGCTTCCCTTCCTTGTGAGAAATCTGTACCAAATTCATGACAGTGTCACCGATATGCTCCGCGAGGCGGGATGCACCTTCAGGATCATTGGCCCGTGGTTCCTCAACATGAGCTTCCTGGCGACCTGCGACCCAGCCACTGTCAACCACTGCTTCAACACCAACTTCAACAACTACCCAAAAGGCAGTGAGTTCGCCGAGATGTTTGACATCCTAGGTGATGGGCTCCTTGTGGCGGACTCTGCGTCCTGGGAGTACCAGCGCCGTGTGGCGATGCAAGTCTTTGCTAGCCGTGCCTTCCGGTCCTTCTCCATGTCCACCATCACGAGGAAGGCCGGCACAGTCTTGTTACCCTTCCTTGACCACATGGCTAAGCATGGCTCACAGGTTGAGCTGGAGGGTATCTTCATGAGGTTCTCACTTGATGTCTCGTACTCCACTGTGTTTGCAACTGACCTTGACTGCTTGTCTGTGTCTCACCCGATCCCTGCGTTTGGCCAAGCCACAAAGGAAGTGGAGGAGGGAATGCTGTTCAGGCATGTCGTTCCACCAAGTTTGTGGAAGCTCTTGAGAATGCTCAAAGTCGGCAGCGAGAAGAAGATGGCGGATGCAAGGGTGGTGATCGACAAATTCATCTATGAGGAAATTGCGAAGTGGAAGGCACAAGCAAACAAGGAATGCCAGGGAGACGTGCTGTCCATGTACATGAACTGGCCCATGGATCCCAGCATGAGTGAGCAGCAGAAGACCCTGTTCCTGCGCGACACAGTGGTGGGGTTCATCTTTGCTGGGAAGGACCTCATTGCCGTTACACTCACGTGGTTCTTCTACATGATGTGCAAGCACCCGCATGTTGAGGCGAAGATCCTCGAGGAGATCAAGGCCCTGCAGAGCACTACATGGCCAGGGAACCTCTCTGTCTTCGAGTGTGACAATCTCCGGCCTGCTACTTACCTGCAAGCTGCACTCCTCGAGACACTCAG GCTCTTCCCGGCGACCCCATTCGAGGAGAAGGAGGCCCTCAACGACGATGTCCTCCCAGATGGTACCATGGTGAGCAAGGGCACAAGGATCGTGTTCTCGCTCTACGCCATGGGGAGGATCAAAGGGATATGGGGCAAGGATTGCATGGAATTCAGACCAGAGCGGTGGATCTCGAAGAGCGGGCGCCTTCGACACGAGCCAAGCTACAAGTTCCTGTCCTTCAATTCCGGGCCCAGGAgctgccttgggaaggaccttggTCTCAGCAACATGAAGATGGCAGCTGCTTCCATCATATACAACTTCAAGGTCGAGCTGGTGGAAGGCCATGCCGTGATGCCCGAGAGCGCTGTGATACTGCACACACGGAACGGGATGATGGTTAGGCTCAAGAGAAGGGAGCTGACAGCTGCTTGA
- the LOC123060426 gene encoding nuclear transcription factor Y subunit C-6: protein MATVAAAAPEHIEAMEQVEGEELAAGAPAAATADDVDAPTEAMEQVGGDEAAAAADDAAQPMEEGEGEEADAGAEAHMEASEQAEEEEQEEVHAVAVAEEEEAEAQPLQTVLPLGRVKRIMRVDSEIKKVTAEASLLIAAATELFLGSLAAGAHTAASQGGRRTVRAAHVRSAVRAHRPTADFLLDCLPAAAEAAPRVARSGSDGAAAVAEAAVPKPLPRGTRRIDGFFQKVT from the coding sequence ATGGctaccgtcgccgccgccgcccccgagcACATCGAGGCGATGGAGCAAGTTGAAGGGGAGGAGCTGGCGGCTGGAGCACCCGCCGCCGCTACCGCCGATGACGTCGACGCGCCCACCGAGGCGATGGAGCAAGTTGgaggggatgaggcggccgccgccGCTGACGACGCCGCCCAGCCGatggaggaaggcgaaggggaggaGGCGGATGCTGGTGCCGAGGCTCACATGGAGGCATCGGAGCAGGCTgaagaggaggagcaggaggaggtccacgcggtggcggtggcagaggaggaggaagcggaggccCAGCCGCTGCAGACGGTGCTCCCGCTGGGCAGGGTGAAGAGGATCATGCGGGTCGACAGCGAGATAAAGAAGGTGACCGCCGAGGCGTCGCTGCTCATCGCCGCGGccaccgagctcttcctcggctccctcgccgccggcgcccACACGGCCGCCTCCCAAGGTGGCCGGCGGACGGTGCGCGCCGCGCACGTCCGGTCCGCGGTCCGCGCGCACCGCCCCACCGCCGACTTCCTCCTCGACTGCCTTCCAGCTGCCGCGGAGGCGGCGCCCCGCGTCGCCCGCTCCGGATCCgatggtgccgccgccgtcgccgaagcAGCAGTGCCCAAGCCGCTGCCACGCGGGACCCGCCGCATCGACGGATTCTTCCAGAAGGTCACTTAG